DNA from Kitasatospora acidiphila:
GGTGATCCGCTCGCAGCGGGCGACGGCCCGCTCCTGGCGCAGCACCGACGCCTTGAAGTCCAGCGGCGCGGCGGTGTCGACCTCGAACAGCCGGGTGCCCTCGGGCCAGTCCATCCGGAAGGCCCGGCTGTCCATGCCGGCGCCGAGCAGCACGACCTGCCGGATCCCGGACGCGGAGGCCTGCTGCAACAGGTCGTCGAGGAACTTCGTCCTGATGACGATGGACAACGACACGGCCAGCCGGCGGCGTCGCGCGGCCTCATCAGCGGGCGGCGGTGAGGAGGGCCACAGGCCACCGGCGGCGGCGAAGGCCTGTGCCAGTGGGTCGCGGAACAGCGCGTCCTCCCGCTGGGTCTCCAGCGCCCGCACCCTGGCCACCCCGACCGCCGTGGCCCACACTCCCGACGGCTGCACTCGCTCCTGATCATCAGTCACCGCGCCAGCCTAGGTGACCGTTTCCAAGGGGTCTGAGGAGGGGGCCAGTTGCATGCGCGGCCAGCCCGTCATGCGCGCACTGCGACCTCGGTGGCAGTCAGGGACGGCGCCGCCTGAGCAGGCTGCCGGCAATCAGCGCGGCGGCGGCCACGGTCATGCCGATGGCGATCCCGGTATGGCGGACGTACCTCACGTCCGGACAGACCCGACCCGTCGCGCTCCTAGCGAAGCAGTGCATGCCTGGGAGCGGCTCGGGCACATGGACGAGCGCGATCACCACCGCGCCCAGGAGGAGAACGATCCCCAGACAGAAGAGGAACACACGTGAGGCCGTCATGCCGCTTGGACGGCCGATGCGCGGCATCCGCTCCCGGCCCGCGTGGTGCACTTCGCAGCAGGGCCGTGGCCTGCACCGGTCCCAAGTCCGTTGCGCCGGCCATGCTTTCGCCGCTTCGGTAGGGGCATCGGCCTGCCGATGCCCCTCAGGCCGCGTCTCCCGCCAGCGTGAAGCAGACGACCTTGTAGCCGGCCGCCTCGTTCACGTCGACGTGCCATTCGGCGGCCAGCGCGTCGACCAGTTCGAAGCCCCGGCCGCCGGCGTCGTCCAGGTCGGCCGCACGCGGCTCCGGAAGCCGGAGCGACCAGTCCCGCACCTCGACTCGGACCGGCTGGCCGCGCAGCGCGGCGAAGGTCACCCGGAAGGGTGTATTGGCGTGGTTGACCGCATTGGTGGCCAGTTCGCTTGCCAGGAGTTCGCAGGCATCCGGATCGCCACCGACGGTCTCGCAGCACCATCTGATGAATCGTCGGACCGCTGGGACCGATACGGGCTCGGCTGCGAAATCTTCGGACCGAATCAGGCGGACTTGCTCACCCAGATGAACGTGATCGAGCAGATTGTGCACGACCCCTCCACAGATCCAGCCGGAGGAGTCGTGCACCATCCAGGGCGCATTACACTCCGCAACCGGCTCATCGCGCTTGGTACGGGAGAGATGTTCCTCGTACGAGGGTCTCGTGCGCAAGCCAATCCCTGATGATCCGTCAAAGTTCACTCGTGAGAGTCATGGTGACTTTTCAGCGCGCTACTCTCGTCCCAGAACGTGGCTGCCGGACAAGGAGGTAGAGCGCGTGGTGACGAAGCCACAGACATCCCGCGCCATGGCGAACGTCGGCCGTCGGCTGAAGGCCCTGCGAATGGACGTTCGGCCACGCCTCACTCAGGCAGTGGTGGGCAAAGCCATCGGCAAGAGCCAGGATCTGGTCTCTCTGATCGAGAACGGCGGCCAACTCCCCACGGACCAGCAACTGCGCAAGATGCTCGACCTCTACGACGTGGACCAGGCGACGCGGCTCGACCTGCTGGCCGAGATCCGGCAGGCCAGGGAGACCGAGGCCGTCTGGTGGACGGAGTATGTGGCCCACTTGCCACGGAACTTGGTCAGGCTCATCGAGCTTGAGGACAGTGCGTCGAAGTTCAGCATTGCGACGGGCGGTCTGGTCCCCTGGCTGTTCCAGACCAAGCAGTACATGCAGAGCCTCGACGAGTTCGGCACACGTGAGGTCGGCGCGGAGCGAAATGCCGCACAGCATGCCGTTCGGGTGAGGCGTCGGGAGATTGTCACCCGCGCCCATCGGCCAGTGGTGGTAGACGCTCTGTTTTCAGAGGCCGCCATCCGTGCGCTGGTCGGCGGCGCACAGGTCATGCGGGGTCAGCTGGAACAGATCGTTGAGATGGCGACGATGCCGAACATCGCCGTGCGCGTCATCCCCTTCAGTGCGGGGGCCGCCGCAGCCTCTCAAGTGAACCTCACCATCTTGGACTTCCCCATCCCCGCTGATCCCGGGGTTGCCACCATGGACACCGGAACCGGTCTTGCGATCATGGATGATTCCAAAGAAGTGCGCGCTCGGCGTCGCTTGTTTGACTACCTGCAAGGAAATGCGCTGAGCCCTGCTGACTCCGTAGACCTGATCAGCGCCGCACTCAAGGAACTATGAACATGCAGAAGCAAGAGCTGTACAACGTCACCCCACCCGTCTCCGAGCGCTTCAAGTCACCGCTCAGCCAGACGAACGGCTCGTGCGTGACTTTCGCACCCATCAAGGACACCAGCGGCCGA
Protein-coding regions in this window:
- a CDS encoding class I SAM-dependent methyltransferase codes for the protein MTDDQERVQPSGVWATAVGVARVRALETQREDALFRDPLAQAFAAAGGLWPSSPPPADEAARRRRLAVSLSIVIRTKFLDDLLQQASASGIRQVVLLGAGMDSRAFRMDWPEGTRLFEVDTAAPLDFKASVLRQERAVARCERITVAVDLREDWPAALAAAGHDPAQPTAWIAEGLLIYLPEDAVELLLARISAQSAPGSRMGLTLGSRGVLERFAGDAAPGSAASMWVSEMPDDPVDWLAGHGWEADSRTLRERAAAYGRPISTPPKGEKGPGGLISAVRG
- a CDS encoding ATP-binding protein, with the translated sequence MRWCCETVGGDPDACELLASELATNAVNHANTPFRVTFAALRGQPVRVEVRDWSLRLPEPRAADLDDAGGRGFELVDALAAEWHVDVNEAAGYKVVCFTLAGDAA
- a CDS encoding helix-turn-helix domain-containing protein, producing the protein MTKPQTSRAMANVGRRLKALRMDVRPRLTQAVVGKAIGKSQDLVSLIENGGQLPTDQQLRKMLDLYDVDQATRLDLLAEIRQARETEAVWWTEYVAHLPRNLVRLIELEDSASKFSIATGGLVPWLFQTKQYMQSLDEFGTREVGAERNAAQHAVRVRRREIVTRAHRPVVVDALFSEAAIRALVGGAQVMRGQLEQIVEMATMPNIAVRVIPFSAGAAAASQVNLTILDFPIPADPGVATMDTGTGLAIMDDSKEVRARRRLFDYLQGNALSPADSVDLISAALKEL
- a CDS encoding DUF397 domain-containing protein; translation: MQKQELYNVTPPVSERFKSPLSQTNGSCVTFAPIKDTSGRLIGIYVGDSQNPDIQGTRYTPEEFIAMADGIDSIRKRLGL